From a single Lolium rigidum isolate FL_2022 chromosome 7, APGP_CSIRO_Lrig_0.1, whole genome shotgun sequence genomic region:
- the LOC124672829 gene encoding LOW QUALITY PROTEIN: SUPPRESSOR OF GAMMA RESPONSE 1-like (The sequence of the model RefSeq protein was modified relative to this genomic sequence to represent the inferred CDS: inserted 1 base in 1 codon; substituted 1 base at 1 genomic stop codon): MVRLQRIHAYHGGAASPIGKVIAVFVQRNWMPVLRGWPRLLRDVHFNFINNDLLXHVDAKIRNXLAHHHPFISEFIKYGDEDRGFGCIRLQEQLFIRMQSYMYKAVWTASYFFHTKRNLYNDKNGKFISWRKSGPSRSIILDGSLHGCKEVFVLYAFNNSDNSTQRTLWELHKYHTKTQWTLLIEQWCRVTCSVTGIKVLI, encoded by the exons ATGGTACGGCTTCAGCGGATTCATGCGTACCACGGCGGTGCTGCCTCTCCGATTGGAAAGGTGATCGCCGTTTTCGTGCAAAGGAATTGGATGCCGGTGCTTCGG GGTTGGCCACGGTTACTAAGAGATGTGCACTTTAATTTTATCAATAATGATCTTCTATGACATGTGGATGCAAAAATTAGAA GGTTGGCTCATCACCATCCATTCATCAGCGAGTTTATTAAATATGGTGATGAAGATCGAGGATTTGGGTGCATCCGCCTTCAAGAA CAATTGTTCATCCGGATGCAATCATACATGTATAAAGCAGTATGGACAGCATCATACTTCTTCCACACAAAAAGGAACTTATACAACGATAAGAATGGCAAATTTATCAGCTGGCGGAAAAGTGGACCATCTAGATCAATAATCTTGGATGGGAGTCTGCATGGTTGCAAGGAAGTATTTGTCTTGTACGCCTTCAACAATAGTGATAACAGCACTCAGAGAACTTTATGGGAATTACATAAATATCACACCAAAACACAATGGACCCTTTTG ATAGAGCAATG GTGTCGTGTGACCTGCAGTGTTACTGGAATTAAGGTGCTCATCTGA
- the LOC124675722 gene encoding transmembrane emp24 domain-containing protein p24delta9-like — protein sequence MAARRAGSSAPRWLPPSALLLLLAVLLAASPAARALRFDLESGHTKCISDEIKVDSMAVGKYQIVGPDNSSPDAPLPDSHRISLRVTSPYGNSMHYSENVQSGHFAFTATEAGDYLACFWAPDHKPPVTVTFEFDWKSGVTAKDWPNVAKKGQVDMMEIELRKLADTIKSIHEEMYYLREREEEMQNMNKQTNSRMGWLGFLSLGICLSVAGLQLWHLKTFFERKKLL from the exons ATGGCCGCGCGGCGCGCCGGATCCTCCGCCCCCAGATGGCTCCCCCCgtccgcgctcctcctcctcctggccgtccTCCTCGCGGCCTCCCCCGCGGCGCGCGCGCTCCGGTTCGACCTCGAGTCCGGCCACACCAAGTGCATCTCCGACGAGATCAAGGTCGACTCCATGGCCGTCGGCAAGTACCAGATCGTCGGCCCCGACAACAGCTCCCCCGACGCCCCGCTCCCCGACTCCCACCGCATCTCCCTCAGG GTGACCTCGCCGTACGGGAACAGCATGCACTACTCCGAGAACGTCCAGTCCGGGCACTTCGCCTTCACGGCCACGGAGGCCGGCGATTACCTGGCCTGCTTCTGGGCGCCGGACCACAAGCCGCCCGTCACTGTCACCTTCGAGTTTGATTGGAAGAGCGGCGTCACGGCCAAGGACTGGCCTAACGTCGCCAAGAAGGGCCAGGTCGAT ATGATGGAAATAGAGTTGAGGAAGCTAgcggataccatcaaatctatcCATGAAGAAATGTATTATCTACGTGAAAG GGAGGAGgaaatgcagaacatgaacaagcaaACCAACTCGAGGATGGGTTGGCTCGGATTCCTGTCGCTCGGCATCTGCTTGTCCGTGGCAGGTCTGCAGCTGTGGCATCTGAAGACCTTTTTTGAGAGAAAGAAGCTGCTGTAG
- the LOC124677026 gene encoding protein DETOXIFICATION 21-like: MEKREDEHNAPLLGPRPAASAVAENGLIRGGDAGGREEEEAGLGRRLLEENRKLWKVAGPSICMRFSGFGVTIISLAFMGHIGATELAAFALVSTVLMRFCNGILLGMASALETLCGQSYGAQQYHMLGIYLQRSWIILSSCAVLMLPVFLFTEPLLVFIGQDPKIAAIAGLISVWYIPIMFANLCNFALQMYLQAQSKNLIVTYLAFVNLGTHLFLSWLLTIKFHFGLAGVMSSMVISLWIPVSGQLIFVFCGACPLTWTGFSSEALTDLFPIIKLSLSSGVMLCLEMWYNTILVLLTGYMKNPEVTLDALSICLNINGWELMISMGFLSATGVRVANELGAGSARRAKFAIINVVTTSFSIGLALFVFFLLFRGKLSYIFTTSEEVAAAVADLSPLLAVSILLNSVQPVLSGVAVGAGWQSVVAYVNITTYYLIGIPLGAILGYVLGYHVKGVWVGMLLGTLVQTIVLLFITVRTDWDKQVEVTRERLNKWYIDGNREKADSSGSP, encoded by the exons ATGGAGAAGAGGGAGGACGAGCACAATGCCCCGCTGCTTGGGCCAAGGCCGGCTGCGTCGGCGGTGGCCGAAAATGGTCTGATCCGGGGCGGCGATGCAGGAGGTAGAGAAGAAGAGGAGGCGGGGCTGGGGCGGCGGCTGCTAGAGGAGAACCGGAAGCTATGGAAGGTGGCGGGGCCGTCCATCTGCATGCGCTTCTCCGGCTTCGGGGTCACCATCATCAGCCTGGCCTTCATGGGCCACATCGGTGCCACCGAGCTCGCCGCCTTTGCCCTCGTCTCCACCGTCCTCATGCGCTTCTGCAACGGCATACTG CTGGGCATGGCGAGTGCACTGGAGACGCTGTGTGGGCAGTCCTACGGGGCGCAGCAGTACCACATGTTGGGCATCTATCTGCAGCGCTCCTGGATCATCCTCAGTAGTTGCGCCGTGCTCATGCTCCCCGTCTTCCTGTTCACCGAGCCTctcctcgtcttcatcggccAGGACCCCAAGATCGCCGCCATTGCTGGGCTCATCTCGGTCTGGTACATCCCCATCATGTTTGCCAACCTCTGCAACTTCGCGCTCCAGATGTACCTGCAGGCGCAGAGCAAGAATCTAATCGTCACCTATCTCGCGTTCGTCAACCTTGGCACCCATCTGTTCCTGTCGTGGCTCTTGACCATCAAGTTCCACTTTGGACTTGCCGGGGTCATGAGCTCCATGGTCATTTCCTTGTGGATTCCTGTGTCTGGGCAGCTCATCTTTGTGTTCTGTGGTGCGTGCCCTCTCACATGGACAGGGTTCTCCTCTGAGGCACTCACCGACCTCTTCCCCATCATAAAGCTCTCTCTATCCTCTGGTGTGATGCTCTG TTTGGAAATGTGGTACAACACTATATTGGTGCTCCTGACCGGGTACATGAAGAATCCAGAGGTTACACTTGATGCTCTTTCGATATG CCTTAACATCAATGGTTGGGAGTTGATGATTTCCATGGGTTTTTTGTCCGCAACAGG AGTGCGTGTGGCAAACGAGCTCGGAGCTGGAAGTGCAAGAAGGGCAAAGTTCGCCATCATAAACGTCGTGACCACTTCTTTCTCTATAGGCCTTGCGCTGTTTGTGTTCTTCCTTTTGTTCCGAGGAAAGCTTTCCTACATATTTACAACGAGTGAAGAGGTAGCTGCCGCAGTTGCCGACCTCTCGCCTCTTCTGGCCGTCTCCATCTTGTTGAACAGTGTTCAACCAGTGCTATCAG GTGTTGCTGTTGGCGCGGGTTGGCAAAGCGTAGTTGCATATGTTAACATCACAACATATTACTTGATTGGTATCCCTCTTGGAGCGATCCTAGGTTATGTTCTTGGATATCATGTGAAG GGCGTTTGGGTTGGCATGCTGCTCGGAACACTGGTTCAAACAATTGTACTACTGTTCATAACAGTTAGAACTGATTGGGATAAACAG GTAGAGGTTACTCGGGAGAGATTGAATAAATGGTACATCGATGGGAACAGAGAAAAGGCAGATTCAAGTGGAAGTCCATGA
- the LOC124676084 gene encoding integrin-linked protein kinase 1-like isoform X2 has translation MIDLLKKHGGLTYGKTGSHFEAKSIPPPLTNKADWEINPLELDFTKAVMIGKGSFGEILKANWRGTPIAVKRILPSLSDDRLVIQDFKHEVNLLIKLRHPNIVQFLGAVTETKPLMLVTEFLRGGDLHQYLKEKGSLPPLTAINFALDIARGMAYLHNEPNVVIHRDLKPRNILLVNTAANHLKVGDFGLSKIIKSQHANDVYKMTGETGSYRYMAPEVFKHRKYDKKVDIFSFAMILYEMLEGDPPFSNYEPYEAAKYVSDGHRPAFRSKGHTAELKELTELCWAADINLRPSFLEILKRLEKIKESLSSHDHHWHLFSQS, from the exons ATGATCGACCTGCTCAAGAAGCATGGCGGATTGACATAC GGTAAAACTGGAAGCCACTTTGAAGCAAAGTCAATTCCACCTCCCCTAACAAACAAGGCTGACTGGGAGATTAACCCACTTGAACTGGATTTCACAAAAGCAGTTATGATCGGAAAG GGATCTTTTGGTGAAATTCTGAAAGCAAATTGGCGAGGAACTCCTATTGCTGTCAAGCGCATTCTTCCATCATTATCTGATGACAGGCTGGTTAT CCAGGATTTTAAGCATGAAGTCAACTTGCTGATAAAGCTGAGGCATCCAAATATTGTGCAATTTCTTGGAGCAGTCACAGAAACCAAGCCTTTGATGCTAGTTACTGAGTTCTTACGAGGA GGTGATCTTCATCAATATCTCAAGGAGAAAGGCTCACTCCCACCACTTACGGCTATTAATTTTGCATTGGACATTGCAAG GGGCATGGCATATCTTCATAATGAGCCTAATGTTGTAATTCACCGGGACTTAAAGCCAAG AAATATCCTTCTAGTTAATACTGCTGCCAACCACCTGAAAGTTGGAGATTTTGGTCTTAGCAAGATTATCAAATCTCAGCATGCCAACGATGTATACAAGATGACTGGAGAGACCGGAAGCT ACCGGTACATGGCTCCTGAAGTTTTCAAGCACCGTAAATACGACAAGAAAGTTGATATCTTCTCCTTTGCCATGATACTATACGAG ATGCTTGAAGGGGATCCACCTTTTTCCAACTATGAACCTTATGAGGCTGCTAAGTATGTGTCAGATGGGCATCGCCCAGCTTTCCGTTCAAAAGGGCATACTGCTGAGTTGAAAGA GCTGACTGAGCTATGTTGGGCTGCGGATATCAACCTGAGACCATCTTTCCTAGAGATACTCAAGAGGCTGGAGAAGATCAAGGAAAGCTTATCATCCCACGATCACCACTGGCATTTATTCTCGCAATCCTAG
- the LOC124676084 gene encoding integrin-linked protein kinase 1-like isoform X1, whose amino-acid sequence MSGATEEDPKRAAGSGSGSGGGGGAGGSSGSGGGGDGHARRRFDDKALVARTSLILWHTHQNDAAAVRKLLEEDGALVSARDYDSRTPLHVAALHGWQEVAECLVANGADVNALDRWQNTPLADAEGAKRHAMIDLLKKHGGLTYGKTGSHFEAKSIPPPLTNKADWEINPLELDFTKAVMIGKGSFGEILKANWRGTPIAVKRILPSLSDDRLVIQDFKHEVNLLIKLRHPNIVQFLGAVTETKPLMLVTEFLRGGDLHQYLKEKGSLPPLTAINFALDIARGMAYLHNEPNVVIHRDLKPRNILLVNTAANHLKVGDFGLSKIIKSQHANDVYKMTGETGSYRYMAPEVFKHRKYDKKVDIFSFAMILYEMLEGDPPFSNYEPYEAAKYVSDGHRPAFRSKGHTAELKELTELCWAADINLRPSFLEILKRLEKIKESLSSHDHHWHLFSQS is encoded by the exons ATGAGCGGGGCGACGGAGGAGGACCCGAAGCGCgcggccggctccggctccggctccggcggcggcggcggcgcgggcgggtcgtcgggcagcggcggcggcggcgacggccacgCGCGGCGCCGGTTCGACGACAAGGCGCTGGTGGCGCGCACGTCGCTCATCCTCTGGCACACGCACCagaacgacgccgccgccgtgcgcaAGCTGCTCGAGGAGGACGGCGCGCTCGTCAGCGCGCGCGACTACGACAGCCGCACCCCGCTCCACGTCGCCGCGCTGCACGGCTGGCAGGAGGTCGCGGAGTGCCTCGTCGCCAACGGGGCCGACGTCAACGCGCTAGACCGCTGGCAGAACACG CCACTTGCAGATGCGGAGGGTGCAAAGAGGCATGCTATGATCGACCTGCTCAAGAAGCATGGCGGATTGACATAC GGTAAAACTGGAAGCCACTTTGAAGCAAAGTCAATTCCACCTCCCCTAACAAACAAGGCTGACTGGGAGATTAACCCACTTGAACTGGATTTCACAAAAGCAGTTATGATCGGAAAG GGATCTTTTGGTGAAATTCTGAAAGCAAATTGGCGAGGAACTCCTATTGCTGTCAAGCGCATTCTTCCATCATTATCTGATGACAGGCTGGTTAT CCAGGATTTTAAGCATGAAGTCAACTTGCTGATAAAGCTGAGGCATCCAAATATTGTGCAATTTCTTGGAGCAGTCACAGAAACCAAGCCTTTGATGCTAGTTACTGAGTTCTTACGAGGA GGTGATCTTCATCAATATCTCAAGGAGAAAGGCTCACTCCCACCACTTACGGCTATTAATTTTGCATTGGACATTGCAAG GGGCATGGCATATCTTCATAATGAGCCTAATGTTGTAATTCACCGGGACTTAAAGCCAAG AAATATCCTTCTAGTTAATACTGCTGCCAACCACCTGAAAGTTGGAGATTTTGGTCTTAGCAAGATTATCAAATCTCAGCATGCCAACGATGTATACAAGATGACTGGAGAGACCGGAAGCT ACCGGTACATGGCTCCTGAAGTTTTCAAGCACCGTAAATACGACAAGAAAGTTGATATCTTCTCCTTTGCCATGATACTATACGAG ATGCTTGAAGGGGATCCACCTTTTTCCAACTATGAACCTTATGAGGCTGCTAAGTATGTGTCAGATGGGCATCGCCCAGCTTTCCGTTCAAAAGGGCATACTGCTGAGTTGAAAGA GCTGACTGAGCTATGTTGGGCTGCGGATATCAACCTGAGACCATCTTTCCTAGAGATACTCAAGAGGCTGGAGAAGATCAAGGAAAGCTTATCATCCCACGATCACCACTGGCATTTATTCTCGCAATCCTAG
- the LOC124672828 gene encoding photosystem I P700 chlorophyll a apoprotein A2-like — MSSSPQKTAHGKTTYGFDILLSSTNGPAFNAGRNLWLPGWLNAVNENSNSLFLTIGPGDFLVHHAIALGLHTTTLILVKGALDARGSKLMPDKKDFGYSFPCDGPGRGGTCDISAWDAFYLAVFWMLNTIGWVTFYWHWKHITLWQGNVSQFNESSTYLMGWLRDYLWLNSSQLINGYNPFGMNSLSVWAWMFLFGHLVWATGFMFLISWRGYWQELIETLASHRNIENLCI; from the exons ATGTCGAG TTCCCCCCAAAAAACTGCTCATGGCAAGACGACATATGGGTTCGATATACTCTTATCTTCAACGAATGGCCCCGCTTTCAATGCAGGTAGAAACCTATGGTTGCCAGGATGGTTGAATGCTGTTAATGAGAATAGTAATTCGCTTTTCTTAACAATAGGACCTGGGGATTTCTTGGTTCATCATGCTATTGCTCTAGGTTTGCATACAACTACATTGATTTTAGTAAAGGGCGCTTTAGATGCACGCGGTTCCAAATTAATGCCGGATAAAAAGGATTTTGGGTATAGTTTTCCTTGTGATGGCCCAGGGCGCGGCGGTACTTGTGATATTTCTGCTTGGGACGCGTTTTATTTGGCAGTTTTCTGGATGTTAAATACCATTGGATGGGTTACTTTTTATTGGCATTGGAAACATATCACATTATGGCAGGGCAACGTTTCACAATTTAATGAATCTTCCACTTATTTGATGGGATGGTTAAGAGATTACTTATGGTTAAACTCTTCACAACTTATCAATGGATATAATCCTTTTGGGATGAATAGTTTATCGGTATGGGCATGGATGTTCTTATTTGGACATCTTGTTTGGGCTACTGGATTCATGTTCTTAATTTCCTGGCGTGGATATTGGCAGGAATTAATTGAGACTTTAGCATCTCATCGAAACATCGAGAATTTGTGCATATAG